A window of Panthera leo isolate Ple1 chromosome D2, P.leo_Ple1_pat1.1, whole genome shotgun sequence contains these coding sequences:
- the LOC122202094 gene encoding dual specificity protein phosphatase 13 isoform X1 has translation MKGKAGSSLPPCPLATRWVSLAKPVASWVPISLPGPGTAYQREKMFFPVCTFPSYWLRGPGTISQDRHSFPAQHQTQVLVPQITQLCRVPDTLSQMTPDTTHPPWVRPDLQHWPESWGMNSLQKQDLRRPKIHGAVRVSPYQPPTLASLQRLLWVRRAAMLSHINEVWPNLFLGDAYAARDKNKLTQLGITHVVNVAAGKFQVDTGAKFYRGMPLEYYGIEADDNPFFDLSVYFLPVARYIRTALSVPKGRVLVHCAMGVSRSATVVLAFLMICENMTLVEAIQTVQAHRDICPNSGFLQQLQVLDNRLGRETGQL, from the exons ATGAAGGGGAAAGCTGGGTCTTCACTTCCACCCTGCCCACTGGCTACGCGCTGGGTGAGCTTGGCCAAGCCAGTGGCCTCCTGGGTGCCCATTTCTCTTCCTGGTCCTGGAACTGCCTACCAAAGAGAAAAGATGTTCTTCCCAGTTTGTACCTTCCCTAGTTACTGGTTGAGGGGGCCAGGGACAATTAGCCAAGATAGGCACTCCTTCCCAGCACAGCACCAGACCCAGGTTCTGGTGCCACAGATAACCCAGCTCTGCAGGGTCCCGGACACCCTCAGCCAGATGACTCCTGACACAACTCACCCTCCCTGGGTGAGGCCTGATCTTCAGCACTGGCCTGAATCATGGGG AATGAACTCGCTGCAGAAGCAGGACCTCCGGAGGCCCAAGATCCATGGGGCAGTCCGGGTGTCCCCCTACCAGCCACCCACACTGGCCTCCCTACAGCGCTTGCTGTGGGTCCGTCGGGCTGCCATGCTGAGCCACATCAATGAGGTCTGGCCCAACCTCTTCCTAGGAGATGC GTATGCAGCCCGGGACAAGAACAAGCTGACCCAGCTGGGCATCACCCATGTCGTGAATGTTGCTGCGGGCAAGTTTCAAGTGGACACAGGTGCCAAGTTTTACCGCGGAATGCCCTTGGAGTACTATGGCATTGAGGCTGATGACAACCCCTTCTTCGACCTCAGTGTCTACTTTCTGCCTGTTGCTCGATACATCCGGACTGCCCTCAGTGTTCCTAAAG GCCGTGTGCTGGTACACTGTGCTATGGGGGTGAGCCGCTCTGCTACAGTTGTCCTGGCCTTCCTCATGATCTGCGAGAACATGACGCTGGTGGAGGCCATCCAGACGGTGCAGGCCCACCGTGATATCTGCCCCAACTCGGGCTTCCTCcagcagctccaggttctggaCAACCGACTGGGGCGGGAGACGGGGCAGCTCTGA
- the LOC122202094 gene encoding dual specificity protein phosphatase 13 isoform X2, giving the protein MNSLQKQDLRRPKIHGAVRVSPYQPPTLASLQRLLWVRRAAMLSHINEVWPNLFLGDAYAARDKNKLTQLGITHVVNVAAGKFQVDTGAKFYRGMPLEYYGIEADDNPFFDLSVYFLPVARYIRTALSVPKGRVLVHCAMGVSRSATVVLAFLMICENMTLVEAIQTVQAHRDICPNSGFLQQLQVLDNRLGRETGQL; this is encoded by the exons ATGAACTCGCTGCAGAAGCAGGACCTCCGGAGGCCCAAGATCCATGGGGCAGTCCGGGTGTCCCCCTACCAGCCACCCACACTGGCCTCCCTACAGCGCTTGCTGTGGGTCCGTCGGGCTGCCATGCTGAGCCACATCAATGAGGTCTGGCCCAACCTCTTCCTAGGAGATGC GTATGCAGCCCGGGACAAGAACAAGCTGACCCAGCTGGGCATCACCCATGTCGTGAATGTTGCTGCGGGCAAGTTTCAAGTGGACACAGGTGCCAAGTTTTACCGCGGAATGCCCTTGGAGTACTATGGCATTGAGGCTGATGACAACCCCTTCTTCGACCTCAGTGTCTACTTTCTGCCTGTTGCTCGATACATCCGGACTGCCCTCAGTGTTCCTAAAG GCCGTGTGCTGGTACACTGTGCTATGGGGGTGAGCCGCTCTGCTACAGTTGTCCTGGCCTTCCTCATGATCTGCGAGAACATGACGCTGGTGGAGGCCATCCAGACGGTGCAGGCCCACCGTGATATCTGCCCCAACTCGGGCTTCCTCcagcagctccaggttctggaCAACCGACTGGGGCGGGAGACGGGGCAGCTCTGA